TGCTGCCCTACGTGGTCACGATCCTCGCGGTCGCCGGTCTGGTCGGGCAGGTGCGCGGCCCCGCCGCGGCGGGCAAGCCCTACATCAAGAGCTGACGGCCTGGAGGCACGGCACATGACCGACACGAACCCCTCCGGTGACCAGACCGTCACGCCGGCCGACGGGGCGGACGCCGCCACGGGCCTCCCGGCCGGTCCCGCGTCAGCGGACGTCGACTGGAGCGTCCTGCGGGACGCGGCCACGGCCGCGATGCGGCACGCCTACGCGCCGTACTCGTCCTTCCCGGTGGGCGCCGCGGCGCTCACCGACGACGGCCGCGTCGTCTCGGGCTGCAACGTGGAGAACGCGTCCTACGGCGTGACGCTCTGCGCCGAGTGCTCGCTCGTCTCGCAGCTGCACATGACCGGTGGCGGCAAGCTCGTCGCCTTCACGTGCGTGGACGGCGACGGAGCGACCCTGATGCCGTGCGGCCGCTGCCGCCAGCTCCTCTTCGAGCACTCCGCCGAGGGGATGCTCCTCGAGACCGTCTCCGGCATCCGCACCATCGACGAGGTCCTCCCGGACGCCTTCGGGCCGCGGACCCTCGTCACCTACCAGCAGG
This is a stretch of genomic DNA from Curtobacterium sp. 458. It encodes these proteins:
- a CDS encoding cytidine deaminase — encoded protein: MTDTNPSGDQTVTPADGADAATGLPAGPASADVDWSVLRDAATAAMRHAYAPYSSFPVGAAALTDDGRVVSGCNVENASYGVTLCAECSLVSQLHMTGGGKLVAFTCVDGDGATLMPCGRCRQLLFEHSAEGMLLETVSGIRTIDEVLPDAFGPRTLVTYQQEH